From Nocardioides faecalis:
GCCGAGCCGGTGGTGGATCTCCTTGGCGTCGCGCGTCGTCTCGCCGATCCGGCGCACCCGCTCCGCGGGGTCGTCGACGTCGGTGGCCAAGGTGGTGAACAGGTTGGAGACGTGGTTGCCGCCGAGCCGAGGCTTCGCGTCGCGGGCGTCGGTGCTGACCGGGACGCCGGCCAGCAGCGACGACGAGGGCTGCTCGCCGCGCTCGGCCAGCCACCGGCGCAGGGCCCCGGACGTGGTCGCCAGCACCACGTCGTTCAGCGTGGCCCCGGGGTGCTGGGCCCGCACCCGCTTCATCTCCGCCAGGGGCACGGAGACGGTCGCGAACGAGCGCAGCGGGGTGAGCGCGCCGTTGAAGGAGACCCGCGGCGCATGCAGGACCGGCACCGGCGAGCGGGCGCCGGCGCGGCGGGCGCGCAGCACGCCCCGGGCGCCGCGCAGCGTGCGCCGCAGCAGGCCCGGCAGCAGCCGCGCCTGGGCGGCGGCGTCCGCCCAGGCGTGCCGCACCAGGTCGCGGCGCCGCGGGAGCCGGTCGGTGGTGGCGAACTCCTCGGCCGCCGCCTCCGCGTTGGCGGCGGAGCGCACGTCGGTGACGTTCGCGAGCAGCGCGTTGGCGGCAGCACCGTCGGCCAGCGCGTGGTGCATCTTCCCGACCACGGCCACCCGGCCGCCCTCGAGGCCCTCGCAGTAGTGCAGCTCCCACAGCGGCCGGTCCCGGTGCAGCGGGGTGGAGGCGATGATGCCGATCAGCTGCTCCAGGTCACGCATGCTGCCGGTGCCGCCGATCCGGTGCCGGCGGATGTGGTGCGGCACGTCGATGCGGCGCTGGGTGACCCACACCGGGTGGTTGATCCCGAAGGGCACCTCGACCACCCGGCGGCGCAGCGGCGGGAGCCGCTTGAGCCGGGCCAGCATGCCGGCGACGAACGTGTCGTAGCTGAGGTCCTCGCCGCCGGCGAGCACGGCGATCTTCAGCGTGTGCATGTGCACCGCCGGCGTCTCCATGTACAGGAAGCCGGCGTCGAAGCCGGTCATCCGCTCGATGGCGGGGCGCACCGGCCTCGGGGCGCTCCCGGAGGTCATCAGCCCGGCCCGGGCAGGTCGCGGACCATCACCTTGCCGGAGGCGTTGCGCGGCAGCGCGTCGAGCAGCACCACGTCGCGCGGCACCTTGTAGCCGGCCAGCCGGTCCCGCACGTGGGCCTTGAGGTCGTCCACGCCGACGTCGAGCGGTTGTGCGCCCGCGGCCGGCACGACGTACGCCGCCAGGCGCTGGCCGAACGCCTCGTCGTCCACGCCCACCACGACGACCTCGCGGACGCCGGGATGCTCGCCGAGCACCTTCTCGACCTCGATCGGGTACACGTTCTCGCCGCCGGAGACGATCATGTCGTCGTCGCGGCCGACCACGTAGAGCCGACCCTCGGCGTCGAGCCGGCCGACGTCGCCGCTGACCATGAAGTCGCCGATGAACTCCTTCTCCGAGTCGCCGGTGTAGCCGTCGAACGGCGAGGCGCCGCAGACCAGGATCCGGCCCACCGTGCCCGCCGGCACGTCGCGGCCCTCGTCGTCGACGACGCGCAGCAGGGTGCCCCGCACCGGCCGGCCCGCGGTGTCGGGCGCATGGCGCAGGTCCGCGGGTCGGGCCACGCTGATCTGGCCCGCCTCGGTGGCGTTGTAGCTGTTGTGCACCAGGTCGCCGAAGCGGTCCATGAACGCCACCACCGACTGCGGCCGCATCCGCGAGCCGCTGGCGGAGACGAAGCGGAGGCTGTCGAGGCGGTAGCGCTCCAGCACCTGCTGCGGCAGGTCCATGATCCGCTCCAGCATCACCGGCACCACGCTGAGCCCGGTGGCACGGTGCTCGTCGACCAGCGCCAGCGTGGCCTCGGGGTCGAAGCGGCGCCGGGTGATCACCGTGCAGGTCATGGTCGCGGAGATGATCAGCTGACCGAAGCCCCAGGCGTGGAACATCGGCGCGACCACGACGGTGCGCTCGCCGCCGCGCCACGGGATCATCTCCAGCATCCCGGCGAGCTCGTCGGCGCCGCCGCCGCTGCGCCGGGCGCCCTTGGGGGTGCCGGTGGTGCCCGAGGTCAGCAGCACCACGCGGCCGCGGGTGGCGGCACGCGGCGGTGCCTTGCCGGCGTGCGCGGCGATCATCCGCTCCGTGCTCAGCGTCTCCGGCCCCGGCTCGGCGTCGGTCCACGCCAGGATCTCGACCAGGCCGGGCACCCGGGCGCGGGCGTCGCCGACGATGCCGGTGAACTCCTCGTCGTACACGATGACGCGGGCGCCCTCGCGCTGCATCACCTCGGCCAGCTGCGGACCGGAGAAGCCGGTGTTGAGCAGCAGGACGCTGCACCCGAGCCGGGAGCCGGCCTGCAGCGCGTCGACGAAGCCGCGGTGGTTGCGGCACAGCACCGCGATCGTGTCCACCGGACCGGCGGCCTCGGCGATCCCCACGGCCAGGGCCGCACACCGCTCCTGCAGCTCGCGCCAGGTGAGCGTGCCGCGCTCGTCGACCAGGCCCGCGCCGTCGGGGTCGCGCACCGCAGCCAGCGCGAAGCTGGTGGTGGCGTTGGTGCCCTGGGCGCGCAGCACCCCGATGAGCCGCACGTACTTGGCCGGGCTCATCGGCACCAGCATCCGGCTGCGCACCAGCACCCCGAACACCCACAGCTGGGTGCGCAGCCAGCCCAGCGGGCCCCCCATCCGGCTGCTCATCCCAGCACCGGGAAGCGTCGGGCCCGCGCCAGCTCGTCGAGGGCCTCCTGCATGCGCTCGCGCACCAGCGCGTCGACTCGCGCGACGTGCTCGTCGCTGCCGGCCTCGATCCCGCCTGGGCCGTCACCCGGGCCGTCACCCGGGCCGTCACCCGGGACGTCGTCGCTGTCCAGCGCGGTCGCCGGGTCGATCGGGTCCAGCACCCGGGTGCTGATCTTCGTCGGCAGCGGGAAGTTCAGCGGCGCCGGGGCGAGACCGAACGGGAAGCCGAACCCGAAGGGCAGCAGGTCGGTGCGCATCAGCCTGCGCAGCGGGGAGCGGCGGCCGAGCGCCTGCCCACGGGTCAGGAAGAGCTGTGCCTCCTGCCCGCCGATCGAGACCACCGGCACGATCGGCACGCCGGCACGCAGGGCGGTGCGCACGTAGCCGGTGCGGCCGCGGAAGTCGATCACGTTGCCCCGCAGCGTCGGGCGGAAGGTGTCGTAGTCGCCGCCGGGGAACACGATGGTCGCGCCGCCGGAGGTGAGGATCTCCTGCGCGCTCTCGCGGTCGGCCCGGACGAAGCCGAACCGGCGCATCAGCGGACCGGCCGCGCCCGTGAAGAGCATGTCGTGGGCCAGGCAGTGCAGCGGCCGCTCGGTGCCGAACGCCTCGGCGAAGGCGACCAGGATGATCGGCACGTCCATCGGCGTGAGCCCGCCCGAGTGGTTGCCCACCAGCAGCGCCCCACCGTCCGGCACGTTCTCCATGCCCTCGACCGTGGAGCGGAAGTAGCCCTTCACCGCCAGCCTCAGCAGCGGCAGCGCCGCGGCGACGTACGCCGGGTCGCGCTGCTCCAGCGCGCTCATCGCGCACCCGCCGGGGTGGGCGCGCCGACCTGGGCCGCGCAGGCCCCGGGGACGGAGGCCGCGTACGGCCGCCACCGAGCGGGGTCGGCGCTGAGCCGGTCGGTGACCACGCGCAGCACGACGGGGTTCGCCACGAGGCCGACGTGGCTGGAGACGACCTCGACGTTCTCCGCCGGCGGGTGGTCGCTCTCGTCGACGACGCAGCCACGCCACGGCACGACACCGTCGGAACGGGACCAGACCGCACTCAACGGCACCGGCACCGGGCCGCGGAGCCGGTCCACGATCTCGCGGGCGTTCTCGACGATGCCGTGCTTGACCCGCGAGCGCTCGAACAGGGCGGTGGCGCGGGTGCGCTCGCCCTCCGCGCGCCACGGTGAGCCCAGGCACACCACCTGGCGCACCGCCTCGGGGTGCTCGTGGGCGAGCCAGCGCGCGAGCAGGCCGCCGAAGCTCCAGCCGACCACGCTGATCGGCTGGCCGTGGTGCTCGGAGAGCTCGGTGAACCGGGCGGGCAGGCCGGAGACGATCGCCTCGGTGAGCCCGTGGTTGGCGCCCAGCCCCCAGCCGTGCACGTGCCAGCCGCGGCGGCGCAGGTGGGCCCGGAGCCGTCCGGTCAGTGCGTCGTGGGCGGAGAAGCCGGGCAGCACCAGCACCGGGCGGTCCTCCCCCAGTCCGCGTTCGGCGGGCAGCAGCTCGAGCAGGCGCGAGGCGCCGTACTCCACGCTCCAGCGCGCCGGCTCCAGCAGCGTCAGCGCGCGGGAGGGACCACCCCCGGCCCCCTCGCCGTGTGCTCCTTCGAAGTCGTACACTCGAACCAATCCCCCACGTAGAACATGTTCTAGTTTGCCGAGTATCCCCGGGGTTCGGCCCTCGGGCAACCCGTGCCGCCCATTGGGAGGCAGATCACAGCGACCGGGCCCGGCGCCGGCGGACCGGCCGCGGCGGTCCCCGGACCGGTGCGTGCCCGTAGGCTGGGCGCATGGAGAAGCCCGAGATCGACTTCGTCGACCCCACCCCGCCCACCGACCTCGTCGTCACCGACATCACCGTCGGCGACGGTGACGAGGCGAGGGCCGGCAGCACCGTCTCGGTGCACTACGTCGGCGTGGCGCTGTCCACCGGTGAGGAGTTCGACGCGTCGTACAACCGCGGCGCCCCGCTCAAGTTCCGCCTCGGCGTCGGCCAGGTGATCCAGGGCTGGGACACCGGCGTGCAGGGGATGAAGGTCGGCGGTCGCCGTCAGCTCGTCATCCCGCCGCACCTGGGGTACGGCGACCGCGGCGCCGGCGGCGTCATCAAGCCGGGCGAGTCGCTGATCTTCGTCGTCGACCTGCTCGAGGTCAGCTGAGCCACCGCGCTCGACAGCACGCCAGCCACGTTCCGCGCCGCTCCCCGCACCGGGGGGCGGCGCGGTGCTTCTTCCAGCTCGCCCGGCTGTTTCCGGCTACCAGGGCAGGTTGTCGGGCACGTCGCCCTCGACCACCCGCGCGGCCTGGCCGCCGAGCTCGACGAGGTCGCCGGCGACGAGCTGACGGCCTCGGCGGGTCTCGACCTCGCCGTTGACCCGGACCAGGCCGTCGGCGATCAACGGCTTGGCCTCCGCGCCGGACTCCACGAGGTTCGCGAGCTTGAGGAACTGACCGAGCCGGATCGACGCGTCGCGGATGCCGACGTCCATGGGTGCTGCCACTCCCCCAGCCTAGGCGGCCGCCCGGGCCACTCGATCAGTGGAGGGTGACCGCGACGGCGTGGATGAGCACGCCGACCAGGCCACCGACGATGGTGCCGTTGATCCGGATGAACTGCAGGTCGCGCCCGACGTGCAGCTCGATGCGGGACGCGGCCTCCTTGCCGTCCCACTTCTCGATGGTGTTGGTGATCACCGCGGTCAGCTCCGCGCCGTACCGCTCGACGGCGAAGACGGCGGCGTCGGCCGCGTGCCGGTCGAGGCGCTCGCGCAGCGCGGCGTCGGTGCGCAGGCGGGCCGAGCCGTGCTCGATCTCCGCCAGCAGACGCAGCCGGACCGCGCCCTCGGGGTCCTTGAGCGAGCCCAGCAGCGCCTTGCGCAACGCCTTCCACAGCGACACGGCGGTGTTGAGCACGGCGGGGTGCTCGAGCACCCGCTCCTTGAGCCGCTCGGTGCGCTCCTGGGTGGCGGCGTCGTTGAGCAGGTCCCCGGCGAGCCGGTTGAGCATCGAGTCGAGCGCCTTGCGGGCGCGGTGGTCGGGGGTGGCCCGGATGTCGGCGACCCAGCGGACCATCTCGATGTGGGCGCGGTCGATGACGAACTCGTTGAGCCGGTCCGGGGACCACCAGGGGGCGCGCTCGCCGAGGACCTCGCGCACCGTCTCCGGGTTGGCGAGCAGCCAGCCGTGCATCTCCTCGAGCATCAGCTCGACCAGCCCGTGGTGCAGGTCGTCGTGCAGCGCCTCGGTGAGCAGGCCGCCCAGCAGCGGCGCGATCGGCTCCTCGCGGAACCGGGGCACCAGCGCCTCGGTGACCAGCGCCTCGATGTGCTCCTCGCGCACCTTGCCGAGGACGCGTGCGGCGATCTCCGAGCCCTCGGTCACCACCCGGTCGGCGTTCGCGGGCACCGCCAGCCAGTCCGCCACCCGCTGCGCGATGCCGACGTTGATCACCCGCTCGCGGATGATCTCCTCCTGCAGGAAGTTCTCCCCGACGAACTCCTCCAGCCCGCGGCCGAGCTCGGCCTTGCGCTTGGGGATCAGCGCGGTGTGCGGGACCGGCAGGCCCATCGGGTGCCGGAACAGGGCGGTGACGGCGAACCAGTCGGCGATGGCGCCGACCATCGACGCCTCCGCTCCGGCGTTGACGAAGCCCCACACCCCCTCGCCGTCGAGGGTGAGGAGGTAGACCACGGCGGCGAAGAGCAGCAGCGAGACCGCCACGGTGCGCATCCGGCGGAGGGCTGCGCGCCGGATCGCGTCGGCAGCGGGGTCAGTGGAGAGCAACGGTGCGGACACACCGTCATCCTTGCCCACACCCGGGCACCCGATCCCTGGTCGGGGCCAGGATCAGACCCAGATCACACCCGGCTCCGGCCCTGGAGCGCCGCTGCGGACCGCTCGGGCACGGCCTTCGGCACCAGGGCGGCGAGCAGCACGCCGAGGAACGCACCGCACGCCCCGACGATGAAGCAGGCGGTGAAGGCGCCCTCGCTGGGCAGCTCGTGGCCACCGAGCCCGAGGGTGGCGGAGGTCAGGATCGCGGCCATGACCGCCGCCGAGACACTGGTGCCCACGGAGCGCATCAGGCTGTTGATGCCCACCGCGGAGCCCGCCTCACTCATCGGCACCGACTGCAGGATCAGCGTCGGCATCGCCGCGTAGCCGATGCCGACGCCTGCCGAGATGATGCAGCCCGCGACCATCAGCTGCCAGGGCGCGTCGGTCAGGAAGACCATGAACACATAACCCGACCCGATGACGGAGCCGCCGATCATCAACGTCACTCGAGCACCGAGGGCGCCGATGAGGCGGCCCGAGACCGGCGAGAAGAGCATCATCACGATGCCGCCCGGAGCCATCCACAGCCCGGTCTCCAGCAGCGTCTGGTCCAGGCCGTAGCCGGTGGCCGACGGAGACTGCAGCAGCCGCGGGGTCACGATGCCTTGGGCCATCATGCCGAAGCCGACCGCGATCGCCGCGAGGTTGGTGAGCAGCACCGGACGCCGGGCGCTGACCCGCAGGTCGCACAGCGGGTCGCTGCTGCGCAGCTCGAAGACCCCCCAGGCGAGGAGCACCACGACGCCGGCGACCAGCAGCCCCACGGTGCGACCCGAGGCCCAGCCCCACTCGTTGCCCTTCGAGACCCCGACCAGCAGCCCGACCAGGCCCAGCGCCAGGCCGAGGGCGCCGACGACGTCGAAGCGGCCGCCGACCGCGTCGCGCACGTGCGGCACCAGGGTGGCGACCGCGAGCGCCACCACCGCGGCCAGCGCGGTGGAGACCCAGAAGAGCGTGTGCCAGCTGAAGTACTCCACGATCCAGGCCGACAGCGGCAGGCCGATCGCCCCACCCACGCCGAGGGTCGCGCTCATCGCGGCCATGGCCGACGCGGTCAGCCGCGGCGGGGTGACCTCGCGCATCAGCGCGATGCCGACGGGGATGAAGCCCATCGCGAAGCCCTGCAGCATCCGGCCCGCCAGCATCGGCGCCAGCGTGTTGCTGAGCGCGCAGATACCGGAGCCGAGCACAAGGATGAGCGAGCAGATCATCAGCACCCGCTGCTTGCCGAACAGGTCCGCCAGGCGGCCCGCGATCGGC
This genomic window contains:
- a CDS encoding wax ester/triacylglycerol synthase family O-acyltransferase → MTSGSAPRPVRPAIERMTGFDAGFLYMETPAVHMHTLKIAVLAGGEDLSYDTFVAGMLARLKRLPPLRRRVVEVPFGINHPVWVTQRRIDVPHHIRRHRIGGTGSMRDLEQLIGIIASTPLHRDRPLWELHYCEGLEGGRVAVVGKMHHALADGAAANALLANVTDVRSAANAEAAAEEFATTDRLPRRRDLVRHAWADAAAQARLLPGLLRRTLRGARGVLRARRAGARSPVPVLHAPRVSFNGALTPLRSFATVSVPLAEMKRVRAQHPGATLNDVVLATTSGALRRWLAERGEQPSSSLLAGVPVSTDARDAKPRLGGNHVSNLFTTLATDVDDPAERVRRIGETTRDAKEIHHRLGASILLDWSQFAPPRPFAAAVRAYSWLHAASWHPAPFSVIVSNVPGPREPATIGGARLLDLYSVGPLVDGVGLNVTVWSYVDQMNFSLLACPDLLPDVHVLASYFPEALRELDLARPGATAPVRTAEADDDEHRGAQSSA
- a CDS encoding AMP-binding protein produces the protein MSSRMGGPLGWLRTQLWVFGVLVRSRMLVPMSPAKYVRLIGVLRAQGTNATTSFALAAVRDPDGAGLVDERGTLTWRELQERCAALAVGIAEAAGPVDTIAVLCRNHRGFVDALQAGSRLGCSVLLLNTGFSGPQLAEVMQREGARVIVYDEEFTGIVGDARARVPGLVEILAWTDAEPGPETLSTERMIAAHAGKAPPRAATRGRVVLLTSGTTGTPKGARRSGGGADELAGMLEMIPWRGGERTVVVAPMFHAWGFGQLIISATMTCTVITRRRFDPEATLALVDEHRATGLSVVPVMLERIMDLPQQVLERYRLDSLRFVSASGSRMRPQSVVAFMDRFGDLVHNSYNATEAGQISVARPADLRHAPDTAGRPVRGTLLRVVDDEGRDVPAGTVGRILVCGASPFDGYTGDSEKEFIGDFMVSGDVGRLDAEGRLYVVGRDDDMIVSGGENVYPIEVEKVLGEHPGVREVVVVGVDDEAFGQRLAAYVVPAAGAQPLDVGVDDLKAHVRDRLAGYKVPRDVVLLDALPRNASGKVMVRDLPGPG
- a CDS encoding lysophospholipid acyltransferase family protein, with the translated sequence MSALEQRDPAYVAAALPLLRLAVKGYFRSTVEGMENVPDGGALLVGNHSGGLTPMDVPIILVAFAEAFGTERPLHCLAHDMLFTGAAGPLMRRFGFVRADRESAQEILTSGGATIVFPGGDYDTFRPTLRGNVIDFRGRTGYVRTALRAGVPIVPVVSIGGQEAQLFLTRGQALGRRSPLRRLMRTDLLPFGFGFPFGLAPAPLNFPLPTKISTRVLDPIDPATALDSDDVPGDGPGDGPGDGPGGIEAGSDEHVARVDALVRERMQEALDELARARRFPVLG
- a CDS encoding esterase/lipase family protein; amino-acid sequence: MYDFEGAHGEGAGGGPSRALTLLEPARWSVEYGASRLLELLPAERGLGEDRPVLVLPGFSAHDALTGRLRAHLRRRGWHVHGWGLGANHGLTEAIVSGLPARFTELSEHHGQPISVVGWSFGGLLARWLAHEHPEAVRQVVCLGSPWRAEGERTRATALFERSRVKHGIVENAREIVDRLRGPVPVPLSAVWSRSDGVVPWRGCVVDESDHPPAENVEVVSSHVGLVANPVVLRVVTDRLSADPARWRPYAASVPGACAAQVGAPTPAGAR
- a CDS encoding FKBP-type peptidyl-prolyl cis-trans isomerase; this encodes MEKPEIDFVDPTPPTDLVVTDITVGDGDEARAGSTVSVHYVGVALSTGEEFDASYNRGAPLKFRLGVGQVIQGWDTGVQGMKVGGRRQLVIPPHLGYGDRGAGGVIKPGESLIFVVDLLEVS
- a CDS encoding RNA-binding S4 domain-containing protein, which encodes MDVGIRDASIRLGQFLKLANLVESGAEAKPLIADGLVRVNGEVETRRGRQLVAGDLVELGGQAARVVEGDVPDNLPW
- a CDS encoding DUF445 domain-containing protein; the protein is MSAPLLSTDPAADAIRRAALRRMRTVAVSLLLFAAVVYLLTLDGEGVWGFVNAGAEASMVGAIADWFAVTALFRHPMGLPVPHTALIPKRKAELGRGLEEFVGENFLQEEIIRERVINVGIAQRVADWLAVPANADRVVTEGSEIAARVLGKVREEHIEALVTEALVPRFREEPIAPLLGGLLTEALHDDLHHGLVELMLEEMHGWLLANPETVREVLGERAPWWSPDRLNEFVIDRAHIEMVRWVADIRATPDHRARKALDSMLNRLAGDLLNDAATQERTERLKERVLEHPAVLNTAVSLWKALRKALLGSLKDPEGAVRLRLLAEIEHGSARLRTDAALRERLDRHAADAAVFAVERYGAELTAVITNTIEKWDGKEAASRIELHVGRDLQFIRINGTIVGGLVGVLIHAVAVTLH
- a CDS encoding MFS transporter: MTQTSSGAGSAADAVPNDPSELGRRGTPLLTVVVLCLGGLVAALTQTMVIPIQGELGRLLSTSEANASWVVTSTLVSGAVAMPIAGRLADLFGKQRVLMICSLILVLGSGICALSNTLAPMLAGRMLQGFAMGFIPVGIALMREVTPPRLTASAMAAMSATLGVGGAIGLPLSAWIVEYFSWHTLFWVSTALAAVVALAVATLVPHVRDAVGGRFDVVGALGLALGLVGLLVGVSKGNEWGWASGRTVGLLVAGVVVLLAWGVFELRSSDPLCDLRVSARRPVLLTNLAAIAVGFGMMAQGIVTPRLLQSPSATGYGLDQTLLETGLWMAPGGIVMMLFSPVSGRLIGALGARVTLMIGGSVIGSGYVFMVFLTDAPWQLMVAGCIISAGVGIGYAAMPTLILQSVPMSEAGSAVGINSLMRSVGTSVSAAVMAAILTSATLGLGGHELPSEGAFTACFIVGACGAFLGVLLAALVPKAVPERSAAALQGRSRV